One Callospermophilus lateralis isolate mCalLat2 chromosome 6, mCalLat2.hap1, whole genome shotgun sequence genomic region harbors:
- the Tomm6 gene encoding mitochondrial import receptor subunit TOM6 homolog: MASSGVTVSAAGSANEAPDIPDNVGDWLRGVYRFATDRNDFRRNLILNLGLFAAGVWLARNLSDIDLMAPQPGV, encoded by the exons ATGGCTTCCAGCGGCGTTACAGTGAGCGCTGCCGGGTCGGCAAATGAAGCCCCTGACATTCCGGACAACGTAGGAGACTGGCTTCGGGGAGTCTACCGCTTTGCCACCGATAGGAATGATTTCCGGAG GAACTTGATCCTGAACTTGGGACTCTTTGCTGCGGGAGTTTGGCTGGCCAGGAACTTGAGTGACATTGACCTAATGGCACCTCAGCCAGGGGTTTAG
- the Prickle4 gene encoding prickle-like protein 4 isoform X1, whose protein sequence is MSMLNSGWLHQEDGPISRELGPSANSDDSGHLPEEDPEDTSAQGPALLSLGIRHQDTNHVPNWTGLQTLLQQLPPQDSDERYCLALGEDELAELRLFCVQRKQKALGQGVAHLVTPQLEGHTCEKCREQLKPGEYSVFAAPAGEQCCWHRPCFTCQACGQALVNLIYFYHDGHLYCGRHHAELLRPQCPACDQLIFSRRCTEAEGRRWHENHFCCQGCAGPLRGGHYALSGGSPYCPSCFESFYSDAGLSLAGTLEGRASLGLCRALRDLRRAFLTRSGTREGSPDPTERKDHVSLNAVFTSRAEFPAATSSSSLETQSRRELERLETPRDPKEDASCPCPTCSSSSDSEPEGFFLGQRLPRLRKTVGSFQAEDSDTSRKHCTIC, encoded by the exons ATGTCAATGCTGAACTCTGGCTGGCTCCACCAAGAGGACGGTCCCATCTCCAGGGAGTTAGGTCCTTCGGCCAACTCAGATGACTCAGGCCACCTGCCAGAAGAGGACCCTGAGGATACCTCTGCTCAG GGTCCTGCACTCCTGAGCTTAGGCATACGTCATCAGGACACCAATCATGTCCCCAACTGGACTGGGCTTCAGaccctcctgcagcaactccctcCACAGGACAGTGAT GAACGTTACTGCCTGGCCCTTGGGGAGGATGAACTGGCTGAGTTGCGGCTCTTCTGTGTCCAGCGGAAGCAGAAGGCCCTAGGACAAGGGGTGGCCCACCTGGTAACTCCCCAGCTTGAAGGACACACCTGTGAGAAG TGCAGGGAGCAGCTGAAGCCTGGAGAGTACAGCGTGTTTGCAGCCCCAGCAGGCGAGCAGTGCTGCTGGCACCGGCCTTGCTTCACTTGCCAGGCCTGTGGCCAGGCCCTGGTAAACCTCATCTACTTCTACCATGATGGGCATCTCTACTGTGGTCGTCATCATGCTGAGTTGCTGCGGCCACAATGCCCAGCTTGTGACCAG ttgatcTTCTCCCGGCGCTGCACAGAGGCAGAGGGACGCCGCTGGCACGAGAATCACTTCTGCTGCCAGGGCTGCGCTGGGCCCCTCCGCGGGGGACATTATGCCCTGTCGGGGGGCAGCCCCTACTGCCCCAGTTGCTTTGAGAGCTTCTACTCAGATGCGGGCTTGAGCCTGGCGGGGACACTGGAAGGGCGGGCGTCCCTTG GCTTGTGCAGAGCACTTCGGGATCTGAGAAGAGCCTTTCTGACCCGATCCGGAACAAGGGAGGGAAGTCCAGACCCAACTGAAAGAAAGGACCACGTCTCGTTAAACGCTGTGTTCACCTCCCGGGCAGAATTTCCCGCCGCAACCTCCAGCTCCAGCCTGGAAACCCAGAGTAGGCGGGAGCTAGAACGCCTGGAGACGCCCCGCGATCCCAAGGAGGACGCGTCCTGCCCATGTCCCACCTGCTCCTCTTCCTCTGATTCAGAACCCGAAGGCTTTTTCTTAGGCCAGCGTCTTCCGCGGCTCAGGAAGACCGTCGGAAGCTTCCAGGCAGAGGATAGCGACACCTCCAGGAAGCATTGCACCATTTGCTAG
- the Usp49 gene encoding ubiquitin carboxyl-terminal hydrolase 49 — translation MDRCKHVGRLRLAQDHSILNPQKWCCLECATTESVWACLKCSHVACGRYIEDHALKHFEDTGHPLAMEVRDLYVFCYLCKDYVLNDNPEGDLKLLRSSLLAVRGQKQDQPVRRGRTLRSMASGEDVVQPQRAPQGQPQMLTALWYRRQRLLAKTLRLWFEKSSRGRAKLEQRRQEEALKLKKEAARQRRREVKRRLLEELASAPPRKSARLLLHAPRRAGPSAGRSAALSASRQTPGASALKPRRQPAVAPGVTGLRNLGNTCYMNSILQVLSHLQKFRECFLNLDPSTTEHLFPQATNGKAPLSGRPASSSATELSARSDGAQACEREGLCWNGGASISRSLELIQNKEPSSKHISLCHELHTLFRVMWSGKWALVSPFAMLHSVWSLIPAFRGYDQQDAQEFLCELLHKVQQELESEGTTRRILIPFSQRKLTKQVLKVVNTIFHGQLLSQVTCISCNYKSNTIEPFWDLSLEFPERYHCIEKGFVPLNQTECLLTEMLAKFTETEALEGRIYACDQCNSKRRKSNPKPLVLSEARKQLMIYRLPQVLRLHLKRFRWSGRNHREKIGVHVVFDQVLTMEPYCCRDMLSSLDKETFAYDLSAVVMHHGKGFGSGHYTAYCYNTEGGFWVHCNDSKLNVCSVEEVCKTQAYILFYTQRTVQGNPRISETQLRAQVQSNNKDEGRPQIFP, via the exons ATGGATAGATGCAAACATGTAGGGCGTTTGCGGCTCGCCCAGGACCACTCCATCCTGAACCCTCAGAAGTGGTGCTGCCTGGAGTGCGCCACCACCGAGTCGGTGTGGGCTTGCCTCAAGTGTTCCCACGTGGCCTGCGGCCGCTACATTGAGGACCACGCACTGAAACACTTTGAAGACACTGGACACCCACTAGCCATGGAAGTCCGGGATCTCTACGTGTTCTGCTACTTGTGCAAGGACTACGTGCTCAATGATAACCCGGAGGGGGACCtgaagctgctgagaagctccctCCTGGCGGTGCGGGGCCAGAAGCAGGACCAGCCAGTGAGACGTGGGCGGACGCTGCGGTCCATGGCTTCGGGCGAGGACGTGGTCCAGCCGCAGCGTGCTCCTCAGGGACAGCCGCAGATGCTCACGGCTCTGTGGTACCGGCGCCAGCGCTTGCTGGCCAAGACACTGAGGCTGTGGTTTGAGAAGAGCTCTCGGGGCCGGGCGAAACTGGAGCAGCGGCGGCAGGAGGAGGCGCTGAAGCTCAAGAAGGAAGCGGCGCGGCAACGGCGGCGCGAGGTAAAGCGGCGGCTGCTGGAGGAGCTGGCCAGCGCCCCTCCGCGCAAGAGCGCGCGCCTGCTCCTGCACGCGCCCCGCCGCGCTGGCCCTTCCGCCGGGCGCTCCGCCGCGCTCTCCGCCTCCCGCCAGACGCCTGGCGCTTCTGCGCTCAAGCCGCGCCGCCAGCCGGCGGTGGCCCCTGGCGTGACGGGCCTGCGCAacctgggcaacacctgctacatgAACTCCATCCTCCAGGTGCTCAGCCACCTGCAGAAGTTCCGAGAGTGTTTCCTGAACCTTGACCCATCCACCACAGAGCACCTGTTTCCCCAAGCCACGAACGGCAAGGCTCCGCTCTCTGGCAGGCCGGCCAGCAGCTCTGCCACCGAGTTGTCGGCGAGGAGCGACGGAGCCCAGGCGTGCGAGCGGGAAGGCCTCTGCTGGAACGGTGGGGCCTCCATCAGCAGAAGCCTGGAGCTCATCCAGAACAAGGAGCCCAGCTCGAAGCACATTTCCCTTTGCCACGAACTGCACACCCTCTTCCGAGTCATGTGGTCCGGGAAGTGGGCCCTAGTGTCGCCCTTTGCCATGCTTCACTCCGTGTGGAGCCTGATCCCCGCCTTCCGCGGCTACGACCAGCAGGACGCGCAGGAATTTCTCTGTGAGCTGCTGCACAAAGTACAGCAGGAACTCGAGTCAGAGGGCACCACGCGCCGGATCCTCATCCCCTTCTCCCAGAGGAAGCTCACCAAACAGGTCTTAAAAGTGGTTAACACCATATTTCACGGTCAGCTGCTCAGTCAG GTCACATGTATATCTTGCAATTACAAATCAAATACTATTGAACCCTTTTGGGATCTGTCCCTGGAATTCCCTGAACGCTATCATTGCATAGAAAAGGGGTTTGTTCCTTTGAATCAGACAGAGTGCCTGCTTACTGAGATGCTGGCCAAGTTCACTGAGACAGAGGCTCTGGAAGGGAGAATCTACGCTTGTGACCAGTGTAACA GCAAACGACGCAAGTCCAACCCCAAACCCCTTGTTCTGAGTGAAGCTAGAAAGCAGTTAATGATCTACAGACTACCTCAGGTCCTCCGGCTGCACCTTAAAAGATTCAG GTGGTCTGGCCGTAACCATCGAGAGAAGATTGGGGTCCATGTCGTCTTTGACCAGGTATTAACCATGGAACCTTACTGCTGCAGGGACATGCTCTCCTCTCTTGACAAAGAGACCTTTGCCTATGATCTCTCCGCAGTGGTCATGCATCACGGGAAAGGGTTTGGCTCAGGACACTACACAGCCTATTGCTACAACACAGAGGGAG GTTTTTGGGTCCACTGCAATGACTCAAAGCTGAATGTATGCAGTGTCGAGGAAGTGTGCAAAACCCAGGCCTACATTCTTTTTTACACTCAAAGAACAGTGCAGGGCAATCCAAGAATCTCAGAAACACAACTCCGAGCTCAGGTGCAGTCCAACAACAAGGATGAAGGCAGACCACAGATATTCCCTTGA
- the Prickle4 gene encoding prickle-like protein 4 isoform X2, whose translation MSMLNSGWLHQEDGPISRELGPSANSDDSGHLPEEDPEDTSAQGPALLSLGIRHQDTNHVPNWTGLQTLLQQLPPQDSDERYCLALGEDELAELRLFCVQRKQKALGQGVAHLVTPQLEGHTCEKLIFSRRCTEAEGRRWHENHFCCQGCAGPLRGGHYALSGGSPYCPSCFESFYSDAGLSLAGTLEGRASLGLCRALRDLRRAFLTRSGTREGSPDPTERKDHVSLNAVFTSRAEFPAATSSSSLETQSRRELERLETPRDPKEDASCPCPTCSSSSDSEPEGFFLGQRLPRLRKTVGSFQAEDSDTSRKHCTIC comes from the exons ATGTCAATGCTGAACTCTGGCTGGCTCCACCAAGAGGACGGTCCCATCTCCAGGGAGTTAGGTCCTTCGGCCAACTCAGATGACTCAGGCCACCTGCCAGAAGAGGACCCTGAGGATACCTCTGCTCAG GGTCCTGCACTCCTGAGCTTAGGCATACGTCATCAGGACACCAATCATGTCCCCAACTGGACTGGGCTTCAGaccctcctgcagcaactccctcCACAGGACAGTGAT GAACGTTACTGCCTGGCCCTTGGGGAGGATGAACTGGCTGAGTTGCGGCTCTTCTGTGTCCAGCGGAAGCAGAAGGCCCTAGGACAAGGGGTGGCCCACCTGGTAACTCCCCAGCTTGAAGGACACACCTGTGAGAAG ttgatcTTCTCCCGGCGCTGCACAGAGGCAGAGGGACGCCGCTGGCACGAGAATCACTTCTGCTGCCAGGGCTGCGCTGGGCCCCTCCGCGGGGGACATTATGCCCTGTCGGGGGGCAGCCCCTACTGCCCCAGTTGCTTTGAGAGCTTCTACTCAGATGCGGGCTTGAGCCTGGCGGGGACACTGGAAGGGCGGGCGTCCCTTG GCTTGTGCAGAGCACTTCGGGATCTGAGAAGAGCCTTTCTGACCCGATCCGGAACAAGGGAGGGAAGTCCAGACCCAACTGAAAGAAAGGACCACGTCTCGTTAAACGCTGTGTTCACCTCCCGGGCAGAATTTCCCGCCGCAACCTCCAGCTCCAGCCTGGAAACCCAGAGTAGGCGGGAGCTAGAACGCCTGGAGACGCCCCGCGATCCCAAGGAGGACGCGTCCTGCCCATGTCCCACCTGCTCCTCTTCCTCTGATTCAGAACCCGAAGGCTTTTTCTTAGGCCAGCGTCTTCCGCGGCTCAGGAAGACCGTCGGAAGCTTCCAGGCAGAGGATAGCGACACCTCCAGGAAGCATTGCACCATTTGCTAG